From a region of the Salvelinus alpinus chromosome 2, SLU_Salpinus.1, whole genome shotgun sequence genome:
- the LOC139546280 gene encoding zinc finger protein 436-like isoform X1, with protein MDVVETKLPGSPGPKGIHGDQVTQTLRVVKQEDCGPLTTYLSFAHVKTEEEEEEIWGVAHPSTGFFNVKKEEEEEAIVYPIQPNDNPSPTSDITSHSSDDSSPDNGPRATPDKNNHRHNNDPRSGPASGGASDKDPASGEEDEEGEERSSQISANPGTKPNKTKDGHQRPFPCSRCGKRLSTTVSLDKHQIIHTRLRPYPCSVPACTKRFCSPAELKRHTLTHTGEKPFPCPDCDKSFTILAALKTHQRTHTGERPYVCEVCGKGFAQTGNLRSHERRHTGERPFSCSFCGKTFVESGHLKKHQRIHTGEKPYHCSSCPMKFPSSSELRVHEKIHSQDKPHSCSYCDKAFKQLSNLKLHQRIHSEEKPYACSYCDKTFRAQGTLKVHLRTHTGERPYPCLDCDKRFITSSELKVHQRIHTGEKPFYCYDCGKSYYQLKQLKEHMKFNPDHSTTRSGLNNIEDEDKLYSTSHDDDVTMS; from the exons ATGGACGTGGTG GAGACCAAACTCCCAGGGTCCCCTGGGCCCAAAGGTATCCATGGAGACCAAGTAACGCAGACCCTGAGGGTGGTGAAGCAGGAGGACTGTGGGCCCCTAACAACGTACCTGAGTTTTGCCCATGTGAAaacagaagaagaggaggaagagatatgGGGTGTGGCTCACCCAAGTACAG GGTTCTTCAACGtcaagaaggaggaagaggaagaagccATAGTATATCCTATACAGCCTA ATGACAACCCAAGCCCCACTTCTGACATTACCAGCCACAGTTCTGATGACTCCAGCCCTGACAATGGCCCTAGAGCCACCCCTGACAAGAACAACCACCGCCATAACAACGACCCCAGGTCTGGCCCTGCCAGTGGAGGGGCATCGGACAAGGACCCTGCATCcggagaggaagatgaggagggagaggagaggagctcccAGATCTCAGCAAACCCAGGGACTAAGCCCAACAAGACCAAAGACGGTCATCAGAGGCCGTTCCCCTGCTCTAGGTGTGGGAAGCGTTTATCCACCACTGTTAGCTTAGACAAACACCAGATCATCCACACCCGACTGAGACCGTACCCCTGCTCCGTACCGGCCTGCACCAAGAGGTTCTGCTCACCAGCCGAGCTGaagagacacacactcacacacacag gagagaaaccattccCCTGTCCAGACTGTGACAAGAGCTTCACCATACTGGCTGCGTTAAAGAcccaccagagaacacacacaggagagagaccttACGTCTGTGAGGTGTGTGGAAAG GGTTTCGCCCAAACGGGGAACCTGAGATCCCACGAGCGCAGGCACACCGGAGAGAGACCGTTCTCCTGCTCCTTCTGTGGGAAGACATTTGTGGAGTCTGGCCATCTGAAGAAGCACCAGCGTAtccatacaggagagaagccgtACCACTGCAGCAGCTGCCCCATGAAGTTCCCTTCCTCCAGCGAGCTCAG GGTCCATGAGAAGATCCACAGCCAGGACAAGCCTCACAGCTGCTCCTACTGCGACAAGGCATTCAAACAGCTGTCCAACCTCAAGCTCCACCAGAGAATACACTCTGAGGAGAAGCCTTACGCCTGCTCCTACTGCGACAAGACCTTCCGTGCTCAGGGGACCTTAAAG GTGCACCTgaggactcacacaggagagaggcctTACCCCTGCTTAGACTGTGACAAGCGTTTCATCACGTCCTCAGAGTTAAAGGTACACCAGaggattcacacaggagagaagcccttCTACTGCtatgactgtgggaagagttacTATCAGCTGAAGCAGCTGAAGGAACATATGAAGTTCAACCCGGACCACAGCACCACACGTAGCGGACTCAATAACATAGAGGACGAGGACAAGCTCTACTCTACGTCACACGATGATGATGTAACGAtgtcttga
- the LOC139546280 gene encoding zinc finger protein 436-like isoform X3: MDVVETKLPGSPGPKGIHGDQVTQTLRVVKQEDCGPLTTYLSFAHVKTEEEEEEIWGVAHPSTGFFNVKKEEEEEAIVYPIQPNDNPSPTSDITSHSSDDSSPDNGPRATPDKNNHRHNNDPRSGPASGGASDKDPASGEEDEEGEERSSQISANPGTKPNKTKDGHQRPFPCSRCGKRLSTTVSLDKHQIIHTRLRPYPCSVPACTKRFCSPAELKRHTLTHTGEKPFPCPDCDKSFTILAALKTHQRTHTGERPYVCEGFAQTGNLRSHERRHTGERPFSCSFCGKTFVESGHLKKHQRIHTGEKPYHCSSCPMKFPSSSELRVHEKIHSQDKPHSCSYCDKAFKQLSNLKLHQRIHSEEKPYACSYCDKTFRAQGTLKVHLRTHTGERPYPCLDCDKRFITSSELKVHQRIHTGEKPFYCYDCGKSYYQLKQLKEHMKFNPDHSTTRSGLNNIEDEDKLYSTSHDDDVTMS, translated from the exons ATGGACGTGGTG GAGACCAAACTCCCAGGGTCCCCTGGGCCCAAAGGTATCCATGGAGACCAAGTAACGCAGACCCTGAGGGTGGTGAAGCAGGAGGACTGTGGGCCCCTAACAACGTACCTGAGTTTTGCCCATGTGAAaacagaagaagaggaggaagagatatgGGGTGTGGCTCACCCAAGTACAG GGTTCTTCAACGtcaagaaggaggaagaggaagaagccATAGTATATCCTATACAGCCTA ATGACAACCCAAGCCCCACTTCTGACATTACCAGCCACAGTTCTGATGACTCCAGCCCTGACAATGGCCCTAGAGCCACCCCTGACAAGAACAACCACCGCCATAACAACGACCCCAGGTCTGGCCCTGCCAGTGGAGGGGCATCGGACAAGGACCCTGCATCcggagaggaagatgaggagggagaggagaggagctcccAGATCTCAGCAAACCCAGGGACTAAGCCCAACAAGACCAAAGACGGTCATCAGAGGCCGTTCCCCTGCTCTAGGTGTGGGAAGCGTTTATCCACCACTGTTAGCTTAGACAAACACCAGATCATCCACACCCGACTGAGACCGTACCCCTGCTCCGTACCGGCCTGCACCAAGAGGTTCTGCTCACCAGCCGAGCTGaagagacacacactcacacacacag gagagaaaccattccCCTGTCCAGACTGTGACAAGAGCTTCACCATACTGGCTGCGTTAAAGAcccaccagagaacacacacaggagagagaccttACGTCTGTGAG GGTTTCGCCCAAACGGGGAACCTGAGATCCCACGAGCGCAGGCACACCGGAGAGAGACCGTTCTCCTGCTCCTTCTGTGGGAAGACATTTGTGGAGTCTGGCCATCTGAAGAAGCACCAGCGTAtccatacaggagagaagccgtACCACTGCAGCAGCTGCCCCATGAAGTTCCCTTCCTCCAGCGAGCTCAG GGTCCATGAGAAGATCCACAGCCAGGACAAGCCTCACAGCTGCTCCTACTGCGACAAGGCATTCAAACAGCTGTCCAACCTCAAGCTCCACCAGAGAATACACTCTGAGGAGAAGCCTTACGCCTGCTCCTACTGCGACAAGACCTTCCGTGCTCAGGGGACCTTAAAG GTGCACCTgaggactcacacaggagagaggcctTACCCCTGCTTAGACTGTGACAAGCGTTTCATCACGTCCTCAGAGTTAAAGGTACACCAGaggattcacacaggagagaagcccttCTACTGCtatgactgtgggaagagttacTATCAGCTGAAGCAGCTGAAGGAACATATGAAGTTCAACCCGGACCACAGCACCACACGTAGCGGACTCAATAACATAGAGGACGAGGACAAGCTCTACTCTACGTCACACGATGATGATGTAACGAtgtcttga
- the LOC139546280 gene encoding zinc finger protein 436-like isoform X2, whose product MDVVTKLPGSPGPKGIHGDQVTQTLRVVKQEDCGPLTTYLSFAHVKTEEEEEEIWGVAHPSTGFFNVKKEEEEEAIVYPIQPNDNPSPTSDITSHSSDDSSPDNGPRATPDKNNHRHNNDPRSGPASGGASDKDPASGEEDEEGEERSSQISANPGTKPNKTKDGHQRPFPCSRCGKRLSTTVSLDKHQIIHTRLRPYPCSVPACTKRFCSPAELKRHTLTHTGEKPFPCPDCDKSFTILAALKTHQRTHTGERPYVCEVCGKGFAQTGNLRSHERRHTGERPFSCSFCGKTFVESGHLKKHQRIHTGEKPYHCSSCPMKFPSSSELRVHEKIHSQDKPHSCSYCDKAFKQLSNLKLHQRIHSEEKPYACSYCDKTFRAQGTLKVHLRTHTGERPYPCLDCDKRFITSSELKVHQRIHTGEKPFYCYDCGKSYYQLKQLKEHMKFNPDHSTTRSGLNNIEDEDKLYSTSHDDDVTMS is encoded by the exons ATGGACGTGGTG ACCAAACTCCCAGGGTCCCCTGGGCCCAAAGGTATCCATGGAGACCAAGTAACGCAGACCCTGAGGGTGGTGAAGCAGGAGGACTGTGGGCCCCTAACAACGTACCTGAGTTTTGCCCATGTGAAaacagaagaagaggaggaagagatatgGGGTGTGGCTCACCCAAGTACAG GGTTCTTCAACGtcaagaaggaggaagaggaagaagccATAGTATATCCTATACAGCCTA ATGACAACCCAAGCCCCACTTCTGACATTACCAGCCACAGTTCTGATGACTCCAGCCCTGACAATGGCCCTAGAGCCACCCCTGACAAGAACAACCACCGCCATAACAACGACCCCAGGTCTGGCCCTGCCAGTGGAGGGGCATCGGACAAGGACCCTGCATCcggagaggaagatgaggagggagaggagaggagctcccAGATCTCAGCAAACCCAGGGACTAAGCCCAACAAGACCAAAGACGGTCATCAGAGGCCGTTCCCCTGCTCTAGGTGTGGGAAGCGTTTATCCACCACTGTTAGCTTAGACAAACACCAGATCATCCACACCCGACTGAGACCGTACCCCTGCTCCGTACCGGCCTGCACCAAGAGGTTCTGCTCACCAGCCGAGCTGaagagacacacactcacacacacag gagagaaaccattccCCTGTCCAGACTGTGACAAGAGCTTCACCATACTGGCTGCGTTAAAGAcccaccagagaacacacacaggagagagaccttACGTCTGTGAGGTGTGTGGAAAG GGTTTCGCCCAAACGGGGAACCTGAGATCCCACGAGCGCAGGCACACCGGAGAGAGACCGTTCTCCTGCTCCTTCTGTGGGAAGACATTTGTGGAGTCTGGCCATCTGAAGAAGCACCAGCGTAtccatacaggagagaagccgtACCACTGCAGCAGCTGCCCCATGAAGTTCCCTTCCTCCAGCGAGCTCAG GGTCCATGAGAAGATCCACAGCCAGGACAAGCCTCACAGCTGCTCCTACTGCGACAAGGCATTCAAACAGCTGTCCAACCTCAAGCTCCACCAGAGAATACACTCTGAGGAGAAGCCTTACGCCTGCTCCTACTGCGACAAGACCTTCCGTGCTCAGGGGACCTTAAAG GTGCACCTgaggactcacacaggagagaggcctTACCCCTGCTTAGACTGTGACAAGCGTTTCATCACGTCCTCAGAGTTAAAGGTACACCAGaggattcacacaggagagaagcccttCTACTGCtatgactgtgggaagagttacTATCAGCTGAAGCAGCTGAAGGAACATATGAAGTTCAACCCGGACCACAGCACCACACGTAGCGGACTCAATAACATAGAGGACGAGGACAAGCTCTACTCTACGTCACACGATGATGATGTAACGAtgtcttga
- the LOC139546290 gene encoding zinc finger protein 391-like, which translates to MDTLYTYRLLPPTYTNTKDPEYSYRLVKLELVDCWQTPDLNIIIKQEEEEEEDSFLQVKEEEEEEDISLHVKEEEEEDISVHVKEEEEEEDISVQVKEEDHAFMVKVEEEEKDKALVVEEEGEGGFAVKEEEEEEAIGVFIFSDGNCNQWPVSGKSPSVSEEPQQQPKQKHTRPKKQQKQTRPKKQQKQTQERHHSPLYCHDCGMSFVSPGILNAHRRIHQPRIIHTTTTTTGEPSHYCHDCGKTFDTARYLNKHRLVHTAERTHHCSQCDRSFLRLQHLKEHQRTHSGEKPHYCSVCGKGFTKVRLLRTHQRLHAVEGADVVGDGTGTGMKEGSGVVMSAMGRKRALRVLAGVDYYYCSECGKSFSSAAYLKVHQKAHTGDKPYQCAHCKKSFGTSWGLKVHRQNRSGEKPHQCADCGKRFSDLRSHKAHQSTHTGEKPYTCPVCGKGFAWQKSLQKHQATHSSSGGGIIEVYIE; encoded by the exons ATGGATACTCTCTACACTTATAGATTACTACCACCCACGTATACCAACACGAAGGACCCTGAATACAGTTATAGACTAGTGAAGCTCGAACTTGTAGACTGCTGGCAAACTCCAGACCTGAACATCATCATCAaacaagaagaggaggaggaagaggatagcTTTCTACAagttaaagaagaggaggaggaagaggatatcTCTCTACAtgttaaagaagaggaggaggaggatatctctgtacatgttaaagaagaggaggaggaagaggatatcTCTGTACAAGTTAAAGAAGAAGATCATGCGTTCATGGTCAaagtagaggaggaagagaaggacaaAGCTCTTGTAGTTGaagaagaaggggagggtggtTTTGCagtcaaagaagaagaagaggaagaagctaTAGGGGTTTTTATTTTTTCTG ACGGAAACTGCAACCAGTGGCCTGTCAGTGGGAAGAGTCCCTCCGTATCAGAAGAACCTcaacaacaaccaaaacaaaaacacacacgaccaaagaaacaacaaaaacagaCACGACCAAAGAAACAGCAAAAACAGACCCAGGAACGCCACCACTCCCCTCTGTACTGCCACGACTGTGGGATGAGTTTTGTCAGCCCTGGGATACTGAACGCGCACCGCAGAATCCACCAGCCCAGAATaatccacaccaccaccaccaccaccggtGAGCCGTCTCACTACTGCCACGACTGCGGCAAGACCTTCGACACCGCCCGCTACCTCAACAAGCACCGCTTGGTTCACACAGCAGAGAGGACGCACCACTGCTCTCAGTGTGACCGGAGCTTCCTGAGACTCCAGCACCTCAAAGAACACCAGAGAACCCACAGCGGAGAGAAGCCTCACTACTGCTCCGTGTGTGGGAAGGGCTTCACCAAGGTCCGACTGCTCCGGACACACCAACGGCTGCACGCCGTGGAGGGGGCTGACGTCGTCGGGGAcgggacggggacggggatgaaggagggtagtggggtggtgatgTCAGCGATGGGGCGGAAGAGAGCTCTGAGAGTGCTGGCCGGAGtggactactactactgctctgagtgtgggaagagcttctcCAGTGCGGCCTATCTTAAG GTGCATCAGAAGGCTCACACAGGAGACAAACCATATCAGTGTGCTCACTGTAAGAAGTCATTCGGCACGTCATGGGGTTTAAAGGTTCACCGGCAGAATCGCTCTGGAGAGAAGCCCCACCAGTGCGCCGACTGTGGGAAGAGGTTCTCGGACCTGCGCAGCCACAAAGCCCACCAGAGCacccacactggagagaaaccataCACATGCCCTGTCTGTGGAAAAGGCTTTGCCTGGCAAAAGAGCCTACAGAAACACCAGGCCACACACAGCAGCAGTGGTGGTGGAATCATAGAAGTATATATAGAATAA